The Chrysiogenia bacterium sequence GCTCGAGGGGAATCTCGACGAGGTGATCGACCCGCTGATCGCCCACTACCGGGCAGAGATGCTCAAGGCAGAGGAAGGATCCGCGGCCGCCGCTTCCTGAGCGCGACCGTGAATAGCGTCATGGTGGCAAGCGGCGGCGGAAAGCCAGAGCGATGGACCATCCGGCGCCTGATCCAGACCACGGCGGAGTACCTGGAGAGCAAGGGCTCGCCGAGCGCGCGGCTCGATACCGAGCTGCTGCTCGCGCGGGCGCTCGACACCGACCGGGTGCAGCTCTACCTGCGGATGGACCAGCCACTGCTTCCCGCGGAGCTCGACGCCTTCCGGGCACTTGTTCGCCGCCGTGCCGCCCACGAACCGGTGGCCTATATTCTCGGCCGGCGCGATTTTTACGGGGTGAGCCTGGAAGTTGGCCCCGCGGTGCTCATCCCCCGGCCGGAAACCGAAGTTCTGGTCGACGCCGTG is a genomic window containing:
- a CDS encoding peptide chain release factor N(5)-glutamine methyltransferase, with translation MNSVMVASGGGKPERWTIRRLIQTTAEYLESKGSPSARLDTELLLARALDTDRVQLYLRMDQPLLPAELDAFRALVRRRAAHEPVAYILGRRDFYGVSLEVGPAVLIPRPETEVLVDAVLEELPEDSQARILDIGTGSGAIALAVLKERPGVSAVATDVSSEALAL